A stretch of DNA from Cannabis sativa cultivar Pink pepper isolate KNU-18-1 chromosome X, ASM2916894v1, whole genome shotgun sequence:
CTAGAAACTCCAAAAGAATTTTTCTGACTAAAAGCATTGCTTAAAGGTGCAGAAGGCCTGACAAACAATAGCTCAACTAATTAAGAAGCACAGAAAAGAACAAGAAAacaagatttttatttatttgtgttgATAGACAGAGGCTACTTCATTTCTTGTATTTATACGTTTAGAAGTATGAGTTCTTAAATCTCATACTTTTTGAGCCATTTATGTTTTTGATATTCATTACACTTTTGTAACTGAACATATTTCAGACCTATTAACATCACATTATAGATGGGTTAGATGTTTTTCGGCTACAACCTTCTATAAGTACACCTCATTCCATGCCCAAGTTGACCAACAATCACCAAGTTTCTATTCCAACTTTTGAGCTCACAAACCTATGACATGCTATCTGGAGTCTAAATTACCTACAATTGTAATATCTTAGAGATGGCCACTACAGCCTTGCATAATCTGAATCGTTTCTGTGTTGAACAGGTTTACAGCTTTTTACTAGCAGAGGAATCAATGACGGCCACCCAGTTAGGTAGGTCTACCCGAAAACTATGCTAAGCTACCATCTTTCCACCTTTGTATTATTTGCTTTTATTTTGTATCTCTTCCTTGTTGTCTGTCAAATTAGGCTATAATGAGTATTTATTAATTCTCTTGCCTGTAAAGGCTAAGTTGCCAATTTAATCTGCAGTCAACGATTTGATTAACAGACTTTGCACCAAGATTCACAGTACCTTAAAACAGGAAATTGAGTATTACATTACAGGTCAACTAAAGTTTATTTGtcttcaataaaaattatttaattgtgTGCCTAATATGCTCAAACAGTAGAGGAGGTTTCAGCCATGAGCAGAAATTCCAACATCATAATTAACTAAGAATAAATTTTAACGATTGAAACTTACCTCTGCCCATTGAGTGATGCTCCCAGTTGACTAAAGCTTGAAACTGAAGTAGGGGCACCATTTTGAGCATTTTGTGAAAATGCATTTGGACCTTGAGCATTTTGTGCAAATGCATTTGGAACTTGAGCGTTTTGTGAAAATGCATTTGGAACTTGAGCGTTTTGTGCAAATGCATTTGGAACTTGAGCGTTTTGTGAAAATGCATTTGGACCTTGGGCTTTTTGTGCAAATGCATTTGGAACTTGAGCATTTTGTGCAAATGCATTTGGAGCTTGAGCATTTTGTGCAAAAGCATTTGGAGCTTGAGCACTTTGTGCAAAAGCATTTGGAGCTTGAGCACTTTGTGCAAAAGCATTTGGAGCTTGAGCACTTTGTGCAAAAGCATTTGGAGCTTGAGCACTTTGTGCAAATGCATTTGGAGCTTGAGCACTTTGTGCAAATGCATTTGGAGCTTGAGCACTTTGTGCAAATGCATTTGGAGCTTGAGCACTTTGTGCAAATGCATTTGGAGCAGTTCCAGGAAAAGTTTGATTAGCAGGAGTTGAATTTTGGGGAACTGGACCAGACTTGCAAAGGTTTTCAAACTCTATCACCTTAGAGTTCACTAAATTCCGTTCTCTATCAACCTGTAGAAAAATGTGTCAATAATATGAGAAACATAACAATGAAACCTCAACACTTGATATCTCTGTGCAAGGAAATATTCCATATAGAAGTATCTTGAAACAAATAGGTAGGAAATAACTGAATTTATTACTGAATTCAACAAAGAGTCGCCACAATTCATGCGAACAACTACCTCAAAAAATATAGGCCCTACTAAACTATGCCCTTTGCAACAACAACAAATGACTCACTATATCCATGTTTATAGCAATGATCTTTAGATAAATAGCTTTCCAATTGACAGCAAGCATatcaagaaaagaaaattagaaGCGGCAGCAAATGACTTCATTGAAAATTTGAAGCATCATGAGATGGAAGCATAACCACATAAATTTACATTTCACTTCTCTTACAAGCAACATAATTTGTACACATTTTCCCATGTTAGAGTTGCAAGATGCACAATATAAAACTGTGTGCCACAAGCATCAAATGTGACACAAAATAACTTACGGGAAATCAAGTGTATTAATGTGAACTTCAAAGCAAGAAAACAGAAGAGCAAAATAAACAAATGAAATATTCTTACTATAGTCTGCAAACTCAATCCACGCTTAGCATCATCATATGCAGCCATCCTCAATTCTTCATAGCTAATGTCACCAACAATGTCACAAGGAGCACTGAAGAAAAACAATTCAAAAACTCAGTTCATTGCATTGTTACATAGAACTTTGAAAGAAATGACCAAGGACTGTATATCTAGGTACGTAAATTTGTCTCAAATTTGTCTCAAATCAAAtgaaattaattgaaaaaaatgacATGTACCTAAGAATTTTAAG
This window harbors:
- the LOC115712441 gene encoding zinc finger CCCH domain-containing protein 16 isoform X2, producing MPVKKDVCRNFQRGSCQYGQRCKFLHVTSSQQQQRPNNVFSYQQQQQQQKPSNPYGFGVQNNPQPKGAGDFGSKPNQHKPFQNSWTRSSSTPNANNTSESQSQTTNHKCTDRESCRRVAVEDFQHERPLWRLTCYGHWKNAPCDIVGDISYEELRMAAYDDAKRGLSLQTIVDRERNLVNSKVIEFENLCKSGPVPQNSTPANQTFPGTAPNAFAQSAQAPNAFAQSAQAPNAFAQSAQAPNAFAQSAQAPNAFAQSAQAPNAFAQSAQAPNAFAQSAQAPNAFAQNAQAPNAFAQNAQVPNAFAQKAQGPNAFSQNAQVPNAFAQNAQVPNAFSQNAQVPNAFAQNAQGPNAFSQNAQNGAPTSVSSFSQLGASLNGQRPSAPLSNAFSQKNSFGVSSQTSSAFGTSNLSSQSQGSPFATAPFSNTSFTSNPITTSTGSNGPSSTGFQQANSTQSDVPSSVDASVWLKNSWAPGEIPEEAPPDTFCC
- the LOC115712441 gene encoding zinc finger CCCH domain-containing protein 16 isoform X1 — protein: MLLSLTVLSSFDNQMPVKKDVCRNFQRGSCQYGQRCKFLHVTSSQQQQRPNNVFSYQQQQQQQKPSNPYGFGVQNNPQPKGAGDFGSKPNQHKPFQNSWTRSSSTPNANNTSESQSQTTNHKCTDRESCRRVAVEDFQHERPLWRLTCYGHWKNAPCDIVGDISYEELRMAAYDDAKRGLSLQTIVDRERNLVNSKVIEFENLCKSGPVPQNSTPANQTFPGTAPNAFAQSAQAPNAFAQSAQAPNAFAQSAQAPNAFAQSAQAPNAFAQSAQAPNAFAQSAQAPNAFAQSAQAPNAFAQNAQAPNAFAQNAQVPNAFAQKAQGPNAFSQNAQVPNAFAQNAQVPNAFSQNAQVPNAFAQNAQGPNAFSQNAQNGAPTSVSSFSQLGASLNGQRPSAPLSNAFSQKNSFGVSSQTSSAFGTSNLSSQSQGSPFATAPFSNTSFTSNPITTSTGSNGPSSTGFQQANSTQSDVPSSVDASVWLKNSWAPGEIPEEAPPDTFCC